The following proteins are encoded in a genomic region of Pelodictyon phaeoclathratiforme BU-1:
- a CDS encoding DUF4407 domain-containing protein, with amino-acid sequence MTFSRLQRFFWICAGTPLVMIEKYPTEYSKYSGIGATILFTALFAGLSGGYALYFVFAGSPFAELWSVLFGLLWGLAIFNLDRYIVSSIKKSSKGLKQFYQASPRLVFAVLIALVIARPLELKIFDKEIHEQLRARYLSDQKERIAKVQDSFRQKYALELAQIKTYQEEYDGLSHEVNRLREELKEEVFGSRTSTTSGVEGYGTYAKNKEQVVMVKQARIEFLASKLASLQEFMNQQKAVEGINNQMMLSDELLDRKAAHAGFADRNWALGELTHSSNDVSRSSADAIFFITLLFIAFECAPLIVKLLSDVGPSDVDIRESESRIIAQLVNPSLFSRNRLNREYRRPTSKITVPRTKRYFSNKRGAGRQG; translated from the coding sequence ATGACCTTTTCACGATTACAGCGTTTTTTCTGGATATGTGCCGGAACCCCGCTCGTTATGATTGAGAAATACCCGACCGAATACAGCAAATATTCCGGTATCGGTGCAACGATTCTTTTTACTGCGCTTTTCGCCGGTTTGTCGGGTGGGTATGCACTCTATTTTGTTTTTGCCGGTAGTCCTTTTGCTGAATTATGGTCTGTGCTGTTTGGACTTCTCTGGGGTCTGGCAATTTTCAATCTTGATCGCTATATCGTTTCAAGTATCAAAAAGAGTTCGAAAGGGCTGAAACAATTTTATCAGGCCTCCCCGAGGCTGGTTTTTGCGGTGCTTATTGCTCTTGTCATTGCTCGTCCACTGGAGTTGAAAATATTCGACAAGGAGATTCATGAACAGTTAAGGGCACGCTATCTTTCTGACCAGAAAGAGCGGATAGCCAAAGTACAGGACTCTTTTCGGCAGAAATATGCTCTTGAACTTGCCCAGATCAAAACGTACCAGGAGGAGTATGACGGGCTGAGCCATGAGGTAAATCGTCTGCGTGAGGAGCTGAAGGAGGAGGTGTTTGGTTCCCGAACCTCTACAACGTCCGGTGTTGAGGGATATGGCACCTATGCCAAAAACAAGGAGCAGGTTGTGATGGTTAAACAGGCACGCATTGAATTTCTTGCCAGTAAACTTGCCTCTCTTCAGGAGTTCATGAACCAGCAGAAAGCTGTAGAGGGGATCAATAATCAGATGATGCTGAGCGATGAACTGCTCGACAGGAAAGCCGCTCATGCCGGTTTTGCCGACCGAAACTGGGCGCTGGGCGAGCTTACCCATTCGTCGAACGATGTGAGTCGCTCTTCTGCCGACGCCATTTTTTTTATTACCCTGCTTTTTATTGCCTTCGAATGCGCACCGCTGATTGTCAAGCTGTTGTCTGACGTTGGGCCTTCGGATGTTGATATTCGGGAATCGGAATCCCGTATTATCGCACAGCTTGTCAATCCATCCCTCTTTTCCCGCAATCGCCTTAATCGGGAGTACCGACGCCCGACTTCAAAAATCACCGTACCGCGTACAAAGAGATATTTTTCGAATAAAAGGGGAGCTGGACGACAGGGTTAA
- a CDS encoding dihydroorotate dehydrogenase, protein MSQHQTALSLGRGLDLQSPVLLASGTVSYGEELSQLCDLSKIGGIVTKAISLEPRMGNPPQRIAETPSGMINAIGLANVGVERFITEKVPFLRQLKTAVIVNIAGRSIDDYCEVVSRLDEVDGLNGYEINLSCPNVKGECMIMGVSRDATFEIVSELRRITNRHLMIKLTPNVTSISSIALAAEEAGADSLSLINTVVGMAINSKTRRPLLKNITGGLSGPAIKPIALAKVWEVYNAVTIPLVGMGGIASFEDAMEFLLAGSRAIQIGTMNFVYPDIGEKIATAIEQYFSTPGAPSLREYSGSLLVD, encoded by the coding sequence ATGAGCCAACACCAAACTGCACTCTCTCTCGGCAGAGGACTTGATCTGCAATCACCGGTACTTCTTGCCTCAGGCACCGTCTCATACGGCGAAGAACTCAGTCAACTCTGCGATCTTTCCAAAATCGGTGGTATCGTAACCAAAGCAATTTCCCTCGAACCAAGAATGGGCAATCCCCCGCAGCGCATTGCTGAAACGCCATCAGGCATGATCAATGCAATCGGATTGGCCAATGTAGGGGTAGAGAGGTTCATAACAGAAAAAGTCCCCTTTCTCCGCCAGCTCAAGACGGCCGTAATCGTCAATATTGCGGGGCGTTCAATCGACGATTACTGCGAAGTGGTATCACGACTTGACGAAGTCGATGGGCTGAATGGCTATGAAATCAACCTCTCCTGCCCGAACGTCAAGGGAGAGTGTATGATTATGGGGGTAAGCCGGGATGCAACCTTTGAGATTGTCTCGGAACTGCGCAGGATCACCAACCGGCATCTCATGATCAAACTGACGCCGAACGTCACCTCTATTAGCTCGATCGCCCTTGCGGCAGAAGAGGCTGGTGCAGACTCCCTCTCTCTCATCAATACGGTAGTTGGCATGGCAATCAACTCTAAGACCCGAAGGCCGTTGTTGAAAAACATCACCGGAGGACTTTCAGGACCGGCTATCAAACCGATTGCCCTTGCAAAAGTATGGGAGGTTTACAACGCCGTAACCATTCCACTTGTTGGCATGGGTGGTATTGCAAGCTTTGAGGATGCCATGGAGTTCCTTCTTGCAGGGTCAAGGGCCATACAGATTGGAACCATGAATTTCGTCTACCCTGACATCGGCGAAAAGATCGCCACGGCTATTGAACAGTACTTTTCAACTCCGGGAGCCCCTTCTCTGAGAGAGTACAGCGGGAGTCTTCTTGTCGATTAA
- a CDS encoding metallophosphoesterase family protein, producing MITEPIKIAHISDLHILGKQDRRQLDDLDRLFAHFNISGFDHLVITGDLSNSSNPEEWRIVKEKLESHGLYHWDKTTVIAGNHDLINLEEEMRFYNALNPLPLLRKKAFDRKMAAFCTFFQELISGEEHGERAFPFVKIINYPSVRIAFVALNSVYPWYPADNPLGARGVISAGQLRALSAQSTLASLKECFVIGLCHHAYRVYGTDSLIDQAFDWTMELKNREEFLALMQTMQAKLVLHGHFHRFQSYVVNGITFINGGSFRYTPQRYSELLIAGQGEFSQKFINFGLSG from the coding sequence TTGATTACAGAGCCCATAAAAATAGCGCATATATCGGACCTTCATATTTTGGGTAAACAGGATCGACGCCAGCTTGACGATCTTGATCGACTGTTTGCTCATTTCAATATTTCAGGATTCGATCATCTGGTCATTACCGGCGATCTAAGCAACAGTTCCAACCCGGAAGAGTGGCGTATTGTCAAGGAAAAACTGGAGAGCCATGGTTTGTATCACTGGGATAAGACGACAGTTATTGCCGGCAATCACGATTTGATCAATCTGGAAGAGGAGATGCGATTTTATAACGCATTGAACCCCCTTCCGCTGCTCAGAAAAAAGGCTTTTGATCGCAAGATGGCTGCGTTTTGCACTTTTTTTCAGGAGCTGATATCCGGTGAAGAGCATGGAGAGAGGGCATTTCCTTTTGTCAAAATCATCAACTACCCATCGGTAAGGATCGCTTTTGTTGCACTTAATTCCGTTTACCCCTGGTATCCTGCCGATAATCCGCTTGGAGCCAGAGGCGTCATCAGTGCAGGGCAGTTACGCGCCCTGAGTGCACAAAGTACTCTTGCCTCTCTGAAAGAGTGTTTCGTGATCGGGTTATGCCATCATGCTTACCGGGTATATGGAACGGATTCCCTGATCGACCAGGCTTTCGACTGGACCATGGAGCTGAAAAATCGGGAAGAGTTTCTTGCCCTTATGCAGACCATGCAGGCAAAACTGGTGCTCCATGGCCATTTTCACCGTTTTCAATCCTATGTGGTCAACGGAATAACTTTCATCAACGGAGGCAGTTTCCGTTACACTCCGCAGCGCTACAGTGAACTGCTTATTGCCGGGCAGGGAGAGTTCAGCCAGAAATTTATCAATTTTGGCCTCTCCGGATAA
- the carB gene encoding carbamoyl-phosphate synthase large subunit — MTIQASVLTQEVIDLSRKFPKEWLLKAKQNGFSDFQLATIFNTPEPSIRALRKHYGVESVFKTVDTCAAEFDAKTPYHYSTYEEENESVSSDRKKVIILGGGPNRIGQGIEFDYCCVQAVFALREAGYETIMVNCNPETVSTDYDIADKLYFEPLTFEDTIRIIEHEKPLGVIVSFGGQTPLKLSEKLHEAGVTILGTSSKGIDLAEDRKKFGALLEELAIPHPEYGTAINLEEAKEITRRIGYPALVRPSYVLGGRAMKIVYSDDSLKEYIDQALFITEKYPLLIDRFLETAVEFDIDAIADSTDCVISGIMQHVEAAGIHSGDSTSILPYYNISPKAIATMKAYTRTLAANLKVVGLMNIQYAVQNESVYVIEVNPRASRTVPFVGKATAIPVVKIATRVMLGEKLSDLRQEYDLKDCDELGMKHLAIKEPVFPFSKFVKSGVYLGPEMRSTGEAMSLADEFPEAFAKAYQAANMHLPLSGAVFISVNDQDKNPRILAIAQSLYRMDFDLIATEGTHSFLTKNGIECKKVFKVGEEGRPNIFDIIKHGKINFVINTPRGEKALHDEEAIGAASVLNNVPFVTTIEAAEASVQAIDCIRHQEFGVKSLQEYASYRNK; from the coding sequence CAGGAAATTCCCGAAAGAGTGGCTTCTGAAAGCCAAGCAGAACGGGTTTTCCGATTTTCAGCTTGCCACCATTTTCAATACTCCCGAACCCTCCATACGAGCGCTCAGAAAACATTACGGTGTTGAATCTGTCTTCAAGACTGTCGACACCTGCGCAGCAGAATTCGATGCAAAAACCCCTTACCACTATTCGACCTATGAGGAGGAGAATGAGTCGGTCTCCTCTGACCGGAAAAAGGTGATTATCCTTGGCGGTGGCCCTAACCGGATCGGACAGGGCATTGAGTTTGACTACTGTTGTGTGCAGGCGGTCTTTGCCCTGAGGGAGGCTGGCTACGAAACCATTATGGTTAACTGCAACCCTGAAACCGTTTCTACCGATTACGATATAGCCGATAAACTCTACTTTGAGCCACTCACCTTTGAGGACACCATCCGCATTATTGAGCATGAAAAACCGCTCGGCGTTATTGTAAGCTTTGGAGGCCAGACACCGCTGAAACTTTCAGAAAAACTGCATGAGGCTGGCGTAACCATTCTCGGTACCTCCTCAAAAGGGATTGACCTGGCCGAAGACCGCAAAAAATTCGGAGCCCTTCTTGAAGAACTTGCTATCCCCCATCCCGAATACGGAACGGCCATAAATCTCGAAGAGGCCAAGGAGATTACCCGGCGAATCGGCTACCCTGCCCTTGTCAGGCCAAGTTACGTTCTCGGCGGGCGGGCGATGAAAATCGTCTACAGTGACGACTCACTGAAAGAGTATATCGATCAGGCTCTTTTCATTACCGAAAAATATCCCCTCCTGATCGACCGCTTTCTTGAAACTGCCGTTGAGTTCGATATTGATGCCATTGCCGACAGCACAGATTGCGTCATCAGCGGCATCATGCAACACGTTGAAGCTGCCGGTATTCACAGCGGCGACTCAACATCCATTCTGCCCTATTACAATATCAGTCCAAAGGCCATCGCCACCATGAAGGCCTATACCCGCACATTGGCAGCAAACCTTAAGGTCGTTGGACTGATGAACATTCAGTATGCGGTGCAGAATGAGAGCGTCTATGTCATTGAGGTCAATCCAAGAGCAAGCAGAACGGTGCCGTTTGTCGGCAAGGCAACTGCAATTCCTGTTGTTAAAATTGCTACGCGCGTCATGCTTGGAGAAAAGCTCAGCGACCTGCGCCAGGAGTATGATCTGAAAGATTGCGATGAGCTCGGAATGAAACACCTCGCAATCAAGGAACCGGTCTTCCCGTTCTCCAAGTTTGTCAAGTCAGGGGTCTATCTGGGCCCTGAAATGCGCTCTACCGGTGAAGCCATGAGCCTTGCCGACGAGTTTCCGGAAGCCTTTGCCAAGGCATATCAGGCTGCAAACATGCATCTGCCACTTTCGGGAGCGGTCTTCATCAGCGTCAATGACCAGGATAAAAACCCGCGCATTCTTGCTATTGCCCAGTCACTTTACCGCATGGACTTCGACCTGATTGCCACAGAGGGAACACACAGCTTCCTGACCAAAAACGGCATTGAATGTAAAAAGGTCTTCAAGGTCGGCGAAGAGGGCAGGCCAAACATCTTCGATATTATCAAACACGGCAAGATCAATTTTGTCATCAATACCCCGAGAGGTGAAAAAGCGCTGCATGATGAAGAGGCCATTGGAGCCGCATCAGTGCTGAACAATGTACCCTTTGTGACCACCATCGAAGCCGCAGAAGCGTCGGTACAGGCAATCGACTGCATACGCCATCAGGAATTCGGGGTCAAAAGTCTTCAGGAGTATGCCTCCTACCGCAACAAATAG
- the glgP gene encoding alpha-glucan family phosphorylase gives MQNKITSLNKLSRNLWWSWDTEAKQLFEELSPLLWERNNHNPVELLRHISNDELQARCQFEYGDKIDQVYARYTAYLNDKNTWAANNAPELVKDPVAYFSAEFGIHESVRIYSGGLGVLAGDHLKSASDLGISFIGITLFYKEGYFRQYLNHDGWQMEDYPLQSAENLPIEKVTDANGEDLIISVNIAQSEVFAQAWRLKVGRATLYLLDTNIAANEPHYRDICCRVYGGDQNMRINQEILLGIGGVKLLDKLGVTPTVYHMNEGHSAFLTLELLAKELAKGSTQQEAMATVRSRCVFTTHTPVPAGHDRFSRDMMHYTFDKYLSAIGINFDDLMMLGSEDKGNIYGLFTMTVLALNLSRSANGVSKLHGEVSRVMWQHLYPGKSVDEVPIGHITNGVHASSWTCGYTDSFWKKFAVSVDEMSLSREAAEAVLAKVSDSELWALRYILKRNLIDFIDRYLANQLFHQHINSYQNEYDTLRSAQNTFSPDVLTIGFARRFATYKRAPLIFRDLDRLDKIINHATMPLQIVFAGKAHPHDDARKDYIRQIVQHSRRPQFSGKVIFLENYNLGVAKRMVSGVDVWLNTPVRPMEASGTSGEKTVLHGGLNFSVLDGWWPEAYNGENGFSIANGECFENNEEQDSFDAEKMYTVLEKQLIPAFYERNEQNIPEKWINKIRSAIATIAPEYNTHRMVRDYATKYYLNKKEN, from the coding sequence ATGCAAAATAAAATAACCTCGCTTAATAAACTCTCAAGAAATCTCTGGTGGTCGTGGGATACAGAAGCAAAACAGCTTTTTGAGGAGCTCTCTCCTCTGCTCTGGGAGAGAAACAATCACAATCCCGTAGAACTCCTGCGACACATCTCCAATGATGAACTTCAGGCCCGTTGCCAGTTCGAATACGGCGACAAAATTGATCAGGTCTATGCACGTTATACTGCCTACCTGAACGACAAGAACACCTGGGCAGCAAATAACGCTCCTGAACTGGTCAAAGATCCGGTTGCCTACTTCAGCGCTGAGTTTGGTATCCATGAAAGTGTCAGAATTTATTCCGGCGGTCTTGGTGTTCTTGCCGGAGACCACCTGAAATCTGCCAGTGATCTCGGCATCAGCTTTATCGGCATAACCCTGTTTTACAAAGAGGGCTACTTCCGCCAGTACCTCAATCATGATGGCTGGCAGATGGAAGACTATCCCCTGCAGTCGGCCGAAAACCTTCCGATCGAAAAAGTCACCGATGCTAACGGTGAAGATCTGATCATCTCGGTCAATATAGCACAAAGCGAAGTTTTTGCACAGGCTTGGCGCCTCAAGGTAGGCAGGGCAACACTTTACCTGCTTGATACCAATATTGCTGCCAATGAGCCTCACTATCGTGATATCTGTTGCAGGGTTTATGGAGGCGACCAGAATATGCGTATCAATCAGGAAATCCTGCTCGGTATCGGCGGCGTTAAACTGCTTGATAAACTCGGCGTCACGCCAACGGTCTATCACATGAACGAAGGCCACTCGGCATTTCTGACGCTCGAACTGCTCGCCAAGGAACTTGCAAAGGGCTCGACACAGCAAGAGGCCATGGCAACGGTTCGCTCGCGTTGCGTCTTCACCACGCACACGCCGGTTCCTGCAGGTCATGACCGTTTTTCGAGAGACATGATGCACTACACTTTCGATAAATACCTCTCTGCCATCGGAATTAATTTCGATGATCTGATGATGCTCGGTTCTGAAGACAAAGGCAATATCTATGGCCTCTTCACCATGACAGTGCTCGCACTGAATCTGTCACGCTCTGCAAACGGTGTATCGAAATTGCACGGAGAGGTTTCACGCGTTATGTGGCAACATCTCTATCCCGGTAAGAGTGTTGATGAGGTGCCGATTGGCCATATCACCAACGGCGTGCACGCCAGTAGCTGGACATGCGGTTATACCGACAGCTTCTGGAAGAAATTCGCAGTCAGCGTTGATGAAATGTCTCTCTCACGCGAAGCGGCTGAAGCTGTTCTGGCGAAGGTAAGCGACAGTGAGCTCTGGGCGCTGCGCTACATCCTGAAACGCAATCTTATCGACTTCATTGACCGCTATCTGGCAAACCAGCTTTTTCACCAGCACATCAATTCGTACCAGAACGAATACGATACCCTGAGATCAGCACAAAACACCTTTTCTCCCGATGTGCTGACCATAGGCTTTGCAAGGAGGTTTGCCACCTACAAGCGCGCACCACTTATTTTCAGAGACCTTGACCGCCTTGATAAAATCATCAATCATGCGACCATGCCGCTGCAGATTGTTTTTGCAGGAAAAGCTCATCCGCACGATGATGCAAGAAAGGACTATATCCGCCAGATCGTCCAGCACTCACGCAGGCCACAGTTCAGCGGCAAGGTTATCTTCCTTGAAAACTATAACCTCGGTGTTGCCAAGCGGATGGTTTCGGGCGTTGACGTATGGCTGAACACACCGGTAAGACCGATGGAAGCAAGCGGTACCTCCGGCGAAAAGACCGTTCTGCATGGCGGACTGAATTTCAGCGTCCTTGATGGCTGGTGGCCAGAAGCCTATAATGGCGAGAACGGCTTTTCCATCGCCAACGGTGAATGCTTTGAAAACAATGAGGAGCAGGACAGTTTTGATGCGGAGAAAATGTACACTGTTCTGGAAAAACAGCTCATTCCGGCATTTTACGAACGCAACGAGCAGAACATACCGGAAAAGTGGATTAACAAGATTCGGAGCGCCATTGCAACAATCGCACCGGAATACAATACACACAGAATGGTACGGGATTATGCAACCAAGTACTATCTCAACAAGAAAGAGAACTGA